In one window of Bizionia sp. M204 DNA:
- a CDS encoding restriction endonuclease subunit S gives MEKYINYKDSEIKWLGNIPAHWESFRFIDNVFLRHGYQFRDYDFTNDGVRIVKISQLNPKGKLDLTKSSFIASDRLKSFKSIRVYQDDILMALTGGTIGKIIRVGPIDEPILQNYRVGNFFPDKKKLNKTFLFFLLASQITEEQINYLLNRNGQPNIGKESFKNMFFTLPPLPEQNQIANYLDAKTTAIDKKIKLLQQKTKHYKNYRKNLINEAITKGLDNVVKLKFSGIDWLGSIPEHWQVKRLKDVGKAIIGIVYSPSDIVDQGEGILVLRSSNIQNDKPCFLNNVYVNKVIPKHHLTKVGDILICSRNGSRRLIGKNIVIDEKTKDYTFGAFMTVLRSKNYRFLSYFFKSILFDFQSGVFMTSTINQLTVSTLYKLSFAFPPFQEQLQIADYLDDKTATIDNIVKNIETQISTLKELRKTLINEVVTGKVKVVTSTSNHQNG, from the coding sequence ATGGAAAAATATATTAATTATAAAGATTCAGAAATAAAGTGGTTAGGAAATATTCCTGCACATTGGGAAAGCTTTCGATTTATTGATAATGTATTTTTAAGACACGGTTATCAATTTAGAGATTACGATTTCACAAATGACGGTGTACGCATTGTTAAAATATCTCAACTCAATCCTAAAGGTAAGTTAGATTTAACAAAAAGTAGTTTCATAGCTTCTGATAGATTAAAATCTTTTAAATCTATTAGAGTTTATCAAGATGATATATTAATGGCTTTAACTGGTGGCACTATTGGTAAAATAATAAGAGTTGGTCCAATTGATGAACCAATTTTACAAAACTATCGTGTAGGTAACTTTTTCCCAGACAAAAAAAAACTTAATAAAACTTTTTTATTTTTTTTATTGGCAAGTCAAATTACAGAAGAACAAATTAACTATTTATTAAATAGAAATGGGCAACCAAACATAGGTAAGGAAAGTTTTAAAAATATGTTTTTTACTTTGCCACCTCTACCAGAGCAAAATCAAATAGCCAATTATTTAGATGCTAAAACTACAGCAATAGATAAAAAAATAAAGCTATTACAACAAAAAACAAAACATTATAAAAATTACCGTAAAAATCTCATTAATGAGGCTATTACTAAAGGTTTAGATAATGTAGTTAAATTAAAATTTAGTGGTATTGATTGGCTTGGTTCGATACCTGAACATTGGCAGGTTAAGCGATTAAAAGATGTTGGTAAAGCTATAATAGGTATTGTTTATTCACCTTCTGACATAGTGGATCAGGGTGAAGGTATTTTAGTCTTGCGCTCATCTAATATACAAAATGACAAGCCTTGTTTTTTAAACAATGTTTATGTTAACAAGGTTATACCTAAACATCATCTCACAAAAGTAGGTGATATTTTAATTTGCTCAAGAAATGGTAGTAGAAGACTTATAGGTAAAAATATTGTAATCGATGAAAAGACCAAGGATTATACTTTTGGTGCATTTATGACTGTTTTAAGGTCTAAAAATTATCGTTTTTTATCTTATTTTTTTAAATCAATTTTATTTGATTTTCAGTCAGGGGTGTTTATGACATCAACAATTAACCAGTTAACCGTTAGCACATTGTATAAGTTATCTTTCGCTTTTCCGCCATTTCAAGAACAACTACAAATAGCAGATTATTTAGATGATAAAACAGCAACTATTGACAACATTGTAAAAAACATAGAAACTCAAATTTCCACCTTAAAAGAATTACGAAAAACTTTAATTAACGAGGTGGTAACTGGTAAAGTAAAAGTGGTTACATCTACGTCTAACCACCAAAACGGATAA
- a CDS encoding class I SAM-dependent DNA methyltransferase, producing MSQNILQYESKVWSTADLLIASGIKQSDFPKYMMPYFAMIMLESRLIRHYKELLKDFDAETIKDIDDVNDFIEEFKDYNIGYNDLVIKNQKTLAEICRNDKTFDNDFDAYLKAFDPETKELLGVDRGNTEEKYLDISGVSGQLRKKDILFDTVKKWSEIDLTPFNNSDITTLEEHIKRKWADISAETAGEQYTPDDIISLISEIILSKIKDNGEFLTIYDPTCGGGNLLFGVEDRIKEHFNRPTKTYGEDWSDSLYALAKIESRFRNDSDIRYGNTLTNISFIEKQFDIIVANPPYGVDWKGYKKDIENDTTERFHALPSISDGQFLFTQHILSQLDTKGLSVVVHNGSTLFSGDAGSGESNIRKYFFDNDWVEAIIQMPTDEFFNTGIYTYLWIFNKNKSEERKDKVILIDGSKFYEPLKKSKGKKRKEMVYDNRKTIIDALTNFKDTEYARVFDKWHFYFNKQAIMLTNVDENGLTLEDRLPIKKNKAGESIRANSIKLNPIKVHQKIEDEEIEITEFVLTDFDTTRHDSLFDYFSNHIKPLIANFDQSIPYLSVDTEKANYYFDTEKESIVAVHKNGADVMGNGKIVIKPTFKKATKIREASITISVELTPDYEKDYEVIPYNPIEVENQQDIANFMAKYITKPFRYIENTIGVEINFNKVFYKPEKLRSIKEIVIDLKELENKLSNLEQELVL from the coding sequence ATGAGCCAAAATATACTACAATACGAATCTAAAGTATGGTCAACTGCCGACCTTTTAATAGCATCAGGTATTAAACAATCAGACTTCCCTAAATATATGATGCCCTACTTTGCAATGATAATGTTGGAAAGTAGATTGATACGTCATTACAAGGAATTACTAAAAGATTTTGATGCCGAGACCATTAAGGATATTGATGATGTAAACGACTTTATTGAAGAGTTTAAAGATTACAATATTGGGTACAATGATTTAGTAATTAAAAATCAGAAAACATTAGCTGAAATTTGTAGAAATGACAAAACATTCGACAACGATTTTGATGCTTACTTAAAAGCATTCGACCCTGAAACAAAAGAACTTTTAGGCGTTGATAGAGGGAATACAGAAGAAAAGTATTTAGATATTTCTGGTGTTAGTGGTCAATTACGTAAAAAAGACATTCTTTTTGATACCGTAAAAAAATGGAGTGAAATTGATTTAACACCTTTTAATAACTCTGACATTACTACTTTAGAAGAACATATAAAACGCAAATGGGCAGACATTTCTGCTGAAACTGCTGGAGAACAATATACACCAGATGATATTATCTCTTTAATTTCTGAAATTATTCTTTCTAAAATAAAAGATAACGGAGAGTTTTTAACAATATATGATCCAACGTGTGGCGGAGGAAACTTATTATTCGGTGTAGAAGATAGAATTAAAGAACACTTTAATAGACCTACAAAAACCTATGGTGAGGATTGGAGCGATAGTTTATATGCACTTGCAAAAATAGAAAGTCGTTTTCGTAATGATTCTGATATTCGTTATGGTAACACGCTTACTAATATTTCATTTATAGAAAAGCAATTCGATATTATTGTAGCAAATCCACCTTACGGTGTTGATTGGAAAGGGTATAAAAAAGATATTGAAAATGACACCACAGAACGTTTCCACGCTTTACCTTCTATTTCAGATGGGCAGTTTCTTTTTACACAACATATTTTATCGCAATTAGATACTAAAGGCTTATCCGTAGTAGTACATAACGGTTCTACCTTATTTAGTGGCGATGCTGGTAGTGGTGAAAGTAATATTAGAAAGTATTTCTTTGATAACGATTGGGTAGAAGCAATTATACAAATGCCTACCGATGAATTTTTCAATACAGGTATTTATACTTATTTATGGATTTTTAACAAGAATAAATCTGAAGAACGTAAAGACAAAGTTATCCTGATTGATGGTAGCAAATTCTACGAGCCTTTAAAAAAGAGTAAAGGTAAAAAGCGTAAAGAAATGGTATATGATAACAGAAAAACCATTATTGATGCCTTAACCAATTTTAAAGACACGGAATACGCAAGGGTGTTTGATAAATGGCACTTCTATTTTAATAAACAAGCCATAATGTTAACCAATGTAGATGAAAATGGTTTAACATTAGAAGATAGACTACCTATAAAGAAAAACAAAGCTGGTGAATCTATAAGAGCTAATTCTATAAAATTAAACCCAATTAAGGTTCATCAAAAAATTGAGGATGAAGAAATTGAAATCACAGAGTTTGTTTTAACTGATTTTGATACTACAAGGCACGATTCTTTATTCGATTATTTCAGCAACCATATAAAGCCACTAATAGCAAATTTCGACCAATCCATACCGTATTTAAGTGTAGATACTGAAAAAGCAAATTACTATTTTGATACCGAAAAAGAATCTATAGTAGCGGTTCATAAAAACGGTGCAGATGTAATGGGTAATGGCAAAATTGTCATTAAACCAACCTTTAAAAAGGCTACTAAAATCAGAGAAGCCAGTATTACTATCTCTGTAGAGTTAACACCTGATTACGAGAAAGATTATGAGGTTATACCATATAATCCTATTGAAGTAGAAAACCAACAAGACATTGCCAATTTTATGGCAAAGTACATTACCAAACCATTTAGATATATAGAAAACACAATAGGGGTTGAAATCAATTTTAATAAAGTGTTTTACAAACCTGAAAAATTACGCTCTATAAAAGAAATCGTAATTGATTTAAAAGAGTTGGAAAATAAATTGTCTAATCTGGAGCAAGAATTAGTTTTATAA
- a CDS encoding helix-turn-helix domain-containing protein, with protein sequence MNRIKEVLEAKGIKQVWLAEKLGKSFNTVNGYVQNRNQPSLEVLYEIANILSVNPKELLDTKDN encoded by the coding sequence ATGAACCGAATTAAAGAAGTACTTGAAGCAAAAGGAATCAAGCAAGTTTGGTTAGCAGAAAAGTTAGGTAAAAGCTTTAATACAGTTAATGGTTATGTTCAAAACAGAAACCAACCAAGTTTAGAGGTGCTGTATGAAATTGCTAATATTTTAAGCGTTAACCCAAAAGAATTATTAGACACAAAAGACAATTAA
- a CDS encoding DUF3987 domain-containing protein translates to MQAVVSVFKDFVNKVEDKPLEKILNDIKTGTYKTEISNIRTLLTNDNKEEADQLKKQLIAFTVSGTFTNGRSIDKVEAYSQYVILDIDKLSVYQLQEVINTTRLAPYTLASFISPSGKGIKIIVKVNTTKEHHKEAYNQVVEYYEQALNIGIDTSGKDICRLCFVSFDEDCFINSNADTFEVVIKQKEEAQLTTFELLERCVKFTEQKEQYFEGNRNNFIFLFASNANRFGIQEIDTLDFCNVNFDLKESEIKTSVRSAYQNNTQDFAKFAKFANNVKEKEFEPEAKQSIDNLSLLTSTPSIPESVFNSLPALFRKGIEVLRDNREKDVFLTGALSIISGCLPNVTGLYSGKVVFPNLFSFLLAPPASGKGALTFAKMLADKYHQAVMSDSIDAEKDFNKEMEAIKHAKKYLKKGEEAPEEPEEPPFKVVFIPANTSNAKIIKHLQDNEGFGIICETEADTLGQTFKNDWGSYSDLLRKAYHHEKISISRKTNNEYLEIDNPRLSVVLSGTPNQILNIVQSAEDGLFSRFIFYVFASNPVWLDPSPKSNPVNLTEHFKQLSDYTYRMVRFLDTTVTNIHLSDEQWEKFNPLFDEYLFRIYNLVSQDATSVVKRLGLIVYRFCMIFTAMRKFEHQLHDTDLVCTDIDFENALILADIYLQHSLLVFKNLPNQGATIDFKPTSPKNNFFNQLPQEFERKKAVEIGKGLKIQERTVDYHLSKLEKAGYLTKPKAGYYIKQK, encoded by the coding sequence ATGCAAGCTGTCGTATCAGTCTTTAAAGACTTTGTAAACAAGGTTGAGGATAAGCCTTTGGAAAAAATCCTTAATGATATTAAAACAGGTACTTATAAAACCGAAATAAGCAATATAAGAACCTTATTGACTAATGATAATAAAGAAGAAGCAGATCAACTTAAAAAGCAATTAATTGCTTTTACAGTATCTGGCACTTTTACTAATGGTAGAAGTATTGATAAGGTTGAAGCCTATAGTCAATATGTAATATTAGACATTGATAAACTTTCAGTTTATCAATTACAAGAGGTGATTAATACAACTCGATTAGCACCTTATACTTTGGCATCATTTATAAGCCCAAGTGGTAAAGGCATAAAGATAATCGTAAAAGTAAATACTACTAAAGAGCATCATAAGGAAGCGTATAATCAAGTTGTAGAATATTACGAACAAGCTTTAAATATAGGTATTGATACCTCTGGGAAAGATATATGTCGTTTATGTTTTGTATCGTTTGATGAAGATTGTTTTATAAATAGTAACGCAGATACTTTTGAAGTTGTTATAAAACAAAAGGAAGAAGCACAATTAACAACCTTTGAATTATTAGAACGCTGTGTTAAATTCACAGAACAAAAAGAGCAATATTTTGAAGGGAATAGAAACAATTTTATATTTCTTTTTGCGTCAAACGCCAACAGGTTTGGGATTCAAGAAATAGATACATTAGATTTTTGTAATGTGAATTTCGACTTAAAAGAAAGCGAAATAAAAACATCTGTTCGTAGTGCATATCAAAATAATACACAAGACTTTGCAAAGTTTGCAAAGTTTGCAAACAATGTAAAAGAGAAAGAATTTGAGCCAGAAGCAAAACAAAGTATTGACAACCTTTCACTATTAACATCTACACCCAGTATTCCAGAAAGTGTATTCAATAGCCTTCCTGCATTATTTAGAAAGGGAATCGAAGTTTTAAGAGATAACAGGGAAAAAGATGTATTTCTTACAGGAGCACTTTCAATAATTTCAGGATGCTTACCAAATGTTACAGGCTTGTATAGTGGTAAAGTTGTATTTCCAAATCTGTTTTCTTTTTTATTAGCACCACCAGCTTCAGGTAAAGGTGCTTTAACCTTTGCGAAAATGTTAGCAGATAAATACCATCAAGCGGTAATGTCAGATTCTATAGATGCCGAAAAAGACTTTAACAAAGAAATGGAAGCAATTAAACACGCTAAAAAATACCTAAAAAAAGGTGAAGAAGCACCCGAAGAACCCGAAGAACCACCATTTAAAGTAGTTTTTATTCCTGCCAATACAAGCAACGCAAAAATTATAAAACATTTACAAGATAATGAAGGGTTTGGTATTATTTGCGAAACCGAAGCAGATACATTAGGTCAAACGTTTAAAAATGATTGGGGTTCTTATTCTGATTTATTGCGCAAAGCCTATCATCACGAAAAAATATCAATATCACGAAAAACAAATAATGAGTATTTAGAGATTGATAATCCCAGGCTTTCGGTAGTACTTTCTGGGACACCAAATCAAATTTTAAATATTGTGCAATCTGCCGAAGATGGTCTATTTAGTAGATTTATATTTTACGTTTTTGCTTCAAATCCTGTTTGGTTGGACCCATCGCCAAAATCCAATCCAGTAAACCTAACAGAGCATTTTAAACAGCTTTCAGATTACACGTATAGAATGGTTAGGTTTTTAGATACAACCGTTACCAATATTCATCTTTCAGATGAACAATGGGAAAAATTCAATCCATTGTTTGATGAGTATTTATTTAGAATATACAATTTAGTTAGTCAAGATGCTACAAGTGTAGTAAAACGTTTAGGGTTAATAGTATATCGTTTCTGTATGATATTTACAGCGATGCGTAAATTTGAGCATCAATTGCACGATACCGATTTAGTTTGTACGGATATTGATTTTGAAAACGCACTAATTTTAGCAGATATTTATCTTCAACATAGTTTGTTAGTTTTTAAAAATTTACCAAATCAAGGCGCAACTATAGATTTTAAACCTACATCACCAAAAAACAATTTCTTTAATCAATTACCACAAGAGTTTGAAAGAAAAAAAGCAGTTGAAATAGGAAAAGGTCTAAAAATACAGGAACGTACAGTCGACTACCATTTATCTAAACTCGAAAAAGCAGGCTATCTAACAAAGCCAAAAGCAGGCTATTATATAAAACAGAAATAG
- a CDS encoding helix-turn-helix domain-containing protein, producing MEAIILSVQQYKELLNRLDVLNKKLEENQKSPEDTFLDNQEFLQLMNISKRTAQTWRDDGIVSFSQIGSKIYYRMSDVQKLLDKNYKKAFKTNRRDYTTNI from the coding sequence ATGGAAGCAATTATTTTAAGTGTACAACAGTACAAAGAATTACTAAATCGTTTAGATGTTCTAAACAAAAAACTCGAAGAAAATCAAAAGTCGCCAGAGGACACTTTTTTAGACAATCAAGAATTTCTACAGCTAATGAATATTAGCAAGCGTACAGCACAGACTTGGAGAGATGATGGCATTGTATCGTTTTCTCAAATAGGCTCAAAAATCTATTACAGAATGAGCGATGTACAAAAGCTTTTAGATAAGAACTACAAAAAAGCTTTTAAAACTAATAGAAGAGATTACACTACAAATATTTAA
- a CDS encoding site-specific integrase: MSSIKLILRNNKVDKAGEAPLYLRVIKDRKTKFISLSLKLKPNEWDEDKQKVKKNHSNSTRLNAYISQKVADAKGEIADLERRNQSTTARKLKEAIKGKPLTNFFDYSDNRCEKLKDTLAYSTYKNYKTYLKKFEKFVGHRELMFEDITVTTLKDYASYCSSTLGNNNTTINFSLKIMKIMFKEAQREDLIPLDLFPFNKFTVKKEKSTKRYLTAVQFKAFMNLEVSNKDKAQIIKDMFIFSVFAGGLRFGDMLELKWKNYDKVNGRITKIIRKTNRQHSVKIGQKAVEILERYQQKDQKQEDIIFPFANIDKTYFTDKEHRNLITGRAIALSNMYLRKIGKRLELPFNLSFHISRHTFATRALNNGMRIEHVSKLMDHSDIGITQVYAKIISSELDNAVDKYIN, translated from the coding sequence ATGTCTTCAATAAAACTAATTTTAAGAAATAACAAAGTAGATAAAGCAGGCGAAGCACCTCTTTATTTAAGAGTTATCAAAGACCGTAAAACTAAATTCATTTCTTTAAGTCTAAAATTAAAGCCTAATGAATGGGATGAAGATAAGCAAAAAGTAAAGAAGAATCACAGTAATTCAACAAGACTAAATGCTTACATATCTCAAAAGGTAGCTGATGCAAAAGGTGAAATTGCAGACCTTGAAAGAAGGAACCAATCTACAACTGCAAGAAAGCTAAAAGAGGCCATAAAAGGTAAACCCTTAACAAACTTCTTTGATTATTCAGATAATCGGTGTGAGAAGCTAAAAGACACTTTAGCTTACTCAACTTACAAAAACTATAAAACCTATTTAAAGAAGTTTGAAAAGTTTGTAGGGCATCGTGAATTAATGTTTGAAGATATTACAGTAACCACGCTAAAGGATTACGCATCTTATTGCAGCTCTACTTTAGGCAACAACAATACAACTATAAATTTTTCTTTAAAGATTATGAAGATTATGTTTAAGGAAGCACAAAGAGAAGATTTAATACCTTTGGATTTATTTCCTTTTAACAAGTTCACAGTAAAGAAAGAAAAGAGTACAAAACGCTATCTAACTGCGGTACAATTTAAAGCTTTTATGAATTTGGAAGTTTCAAATAAAGATAAAGCGCAGATTATAAAAGATATGTTTATTTTTTCAGTCTTTGCAGGTGGTTTAAGATTTGGGGATATGCTGGAGCTTAAATGGAAAAACTACGATAAAGTAAACGGAAGAATAACAAAAATCATCAGAAAGACTAACAGACAGCACAGCGTTAAAATAGGTCAAAAAGCAGTTGAGATATTAGAGAGGTATCAACAAAAAGACCAGAAGCAAGAAGATATAATTTTCCCTTTTGCAAATATTGATAAAACATATTTTACTGATAAAGAGCATAGAAATTTAATAACAGGTAGAGCAATAGCATTAAGTAATATGTATTTGAGAAAAATAGGCAAACGTTTAGAATTACCTTTTAATTTATCGTTTCATATAAGTAGGCATACTTTTGCTACCAGAGCGTTAAATAATGGAATGAGAATAGAACACGTATCTAAATTAATGGACCATTCAGATATTGGTATTACACAAGTTTATGCAAAAATTATAAGTAGTGAGTTAGATAATGCGGTAGATAAATACATCAATTAA
- a CDS encoding DinB family protein encodes MTQSEFIILNFKEIRRKSLKLWKALPKNYYNWKPDEEAMTAIEMIRHVLEADYGWNIIINNGSMKSYKTPWKNRPFISVNDELDFAEPYRNIFLESVKQFSDQELSEIEIVHPGNGSKKNLGNYLLRIGYHESVHAGQFLSYLRAMKINRPEIWD; translated from the coding sequence ATGACCCAATCTGAATTCATAATTTTAAATTTTAAAGAAATTAGGAGAAAAAGCCTCAAACTTTGGAAAGCACTTCCTAAAAACTATTATAATTGGAAACCTGACGAAGAAGCAATGACTGCAATAGAAATGATTCGACACGTTTTAGAAGCTGATTATGGGTGGAATATTATAATTAATAATGGGAGTATGAAAAGTTATAAAACACCTTGGAAGAATAGGCCATTTATTAGCGTTAATGACGAACTTGATTTTGCCGAACCTTATAGAAACATATTTTTAGAAAGTGTTAAACAATTTTCGGATCAAGAGTTAAGCGAAATTGAAATTGTTCACCCTGGAAATGGAAGTAAGAAAAACCTTGGAAATTATCTGTTACGGATTGGTTATCACGAATCTGTACACGCAGGACAATTCCTTTCGTATTTAAGAGCAATGAAAATTAATAGACCTGAAATTTGGGATTAA
- a CDS encoding aldo/keto reductase produces MEHTNLQKKEGIQSIKNALNIGCRMFYTAAKYDNEKEVGKAINESGVDRKEIIITTKLWRENLGYEEAKKAFNISLKKLGLDYTDLYLIHWPANAKNYKDWQKTNADSWRAMEELQADGKIKSIGVSNFWQEHLEALFQTANIIPAINQIEFHPGYWQSELVKFCKKNTIAVESWSPLARGKVFGNELLQSIARKHNKSVAQICLRWITQHETIVIPKSNTLKRIEDNINIFDFKLSEAEMKQINELPEMGFSGELPNNWPEVLDVKN; encoded by the coding sequence TTGGAACATACAAATCTACAAAAAAAAGAAGGTATTCAATCTATAAAGAATGCTTTGAATATAGGTTGCAGAATGTTTTATACAGCCGCCAAGTATGATAATGAAAAAGAAGTTGGAAAAGCAATAAATGAAAGTGGAGTCGATAGAAAAGAAATTATCATAACCACAAAATTATGGCGTGAAAATTTAGGTTATGAAGAAGCTAAAAAAGCTTTTAACATATCACTTAAAAAACTTGGTTTGGATTACACTGACTTGTATTTAATCCATTGGCCTGCCAATGCAAAAAATTATAAGGATTGGCAAAAAACAAATGCCGATAGTTGGCGTGCTATGGAGGAGTTACAAGCTGACGGAAAAATAAAATCCATTGGCGTAAGCAATTTTTGGCAAGAACATTTAGAGGCACTTTTTCAAACTGCAAATATAATTCCTGCTATCAATCAAATTGAGTTTCATCCTGGTTATTGGCAATCAGAATTGGTAAAGTTTTGTAAAAAGAATACCATTGCAGTTGAATCTTGGTCGCCTTTAGCCAGAGGAAAAGTCTTTGGAAATGAACTATTACAATCTATAGCTAGAAAACACAATAAATCTGTAGCTCAAATTTGTTTAAGATGGATAACGCAACATGAAACCATCGTCATCCCGAAATCAAATACATTAAAACGAATTGAAGATAATATCAATATTTTTGATTTTAAATTATCAGAAGCTGAAATGAAGCAAATAAATGAACTTCCAGAAATGGGTTTTAGCGGAGAATTGCCTAACAATTGGCCAGAGGTATTGGATGTGAAAAATTAA
- a CDS encoding RsmD family RNA methyltransferase — MRIVSGQFKGRRITAPKKLPVRPTTDMAKEALFNILNNLYYFDSVSVLDLFSGTGNISYEFASRGTEHITAVDENFGCIKFINETADSFEMTINTIKSDVFTYLEKAKTPFTIIFADPPYDFPLEEFSKIPDLVFKNNLLESNGVLIVEHSKHTKLSELEHYSHSKSYGGNMFSFFQIASDEEE, encoded by the coding sequence ATGCGCATTGTATCAGGTCAATTTAAAGGCCGAAGAATTACAGCTCCTAAAAAATTACCTGTTCGTCCAACCACTGATATGGCAAAAGAAGCCTTGTTTAATATTTTAAACAACCTGTATTATTTTGATTCCGTTTCGGTGTTGGATTTGTTTTCAGGAACCGGAAATATCAGTTACGAATTTGCATCTCGAGGCACGGAACACATTACAGCAGTTGATGAAAATTTTGGTTGTATCAAATTTATAAATGAAACAGCAGATAGTTTTGAAATGACTATAAACACCATTAAAAGTGATGTGTTTACATATTTAGAAAAAGCCAAAACGCCATTCACCATCATTTTTGCCGATCCACCTTATGATTTTCCTTTAGAAGAATTCAGCAAAATTCCAGACTTGGTATTTAAAAACAATTTATTAGAATCCAATGGTGTGCTCATTGTAGAACACTCCAAACACACCAAACTTTCCGAATTAGAACATTACAGCCATTCCAAAAGTTATGGTGGCAATATGTTTAGCTTTTTTCAAATAGCGTCTGACGAGGAAGAATAA
- a CDS encoding DUF3822 family protein: MALTSNNKHIISNKNLSIQISLNGLSFCVLNTESNTVVFLKEISTEKRETPYKILDLLIDAFETEKALQTAFNDIQVIHENELATLVPDELFQEENLADYLKFNSKILRSDFISFDKIDRNNSVNVYVPYVNINNYIYEQFGAFSYKHFSTVLIQQILEQEQAETDTKMYVHVQNTHFEIVVVKQGKLLLYNSFEYATKEDFIYYVLFTAEQLQLNPDSFILLFLGKVTDNDELHSIAYKYIRHIRFAKRNDTFKYLEKPKSNHAFFTLIHSL, encoded by the coding sequence ATGGCGCTAACGAGTAATAACAAACATATTATAAGTAATAAGAACTTGTCCATTCAAATTAGTTTGAATGGACTTTCTTTTTGTGTTTTGAATACAGAAAGCAATACCGTTGTATTTCTAAAAGAAATATCTACCGAGAAACGCGAAACGCCTTATAAAATCCTCGATTTATTAATTGACGCTTTTGAAACCGAAAAGGCCCTTCAAACCGCATTTAATGATATTCAGGTTATTCATGAAAATGAATTAGCAACCTTGGTTCCAGACGAACTGTTTCAAGAGGAAAATTTGGCCGATTATTTAAAATTCAATTCTAAAATATTACGATCGGATTTCATTAGTTTTGATAAAATAGACCGGAATAATAGTGTTAATGTTTACGTGCCTTATGTAAATATCAACAATTATATTTATGAGCAGTTTGGTGCGTTTTCATATAAACATTTTTCCACCGTTTTAATCCAACAAATTTTAGAACAAGAACAAGCAGAAACAGATACCAAAATGTATGTGCATGTTCAGAATACACATTTTGAAATTGTAGTAGTAAAACAAGGCAAGCTCCTACTCTACAATAGTTTTGAATACGCTACCAAGGAAGATTTTATTTATTATGTTCTATTTACAGCCGAGCAATTACAACTCAATCCAGACAGCTTCATTCTCCTGTTTTTAGGCAAGGTTACAGATAATGATGAGTTGCATAGTATTGCTTACAAATACATTAGGCATATTCGCTTTGCCAAGCGCAACGACACGTTTAAATATTTAGAAAAACCGAAAAGCAATCATGCTTTTTTCACATTAATACACAGTTTATAA